The Alkalibacter rhizosphaerae genomic sequence CGAGGCCCGATTCAGCTGGGATCAGATGTTTCCATATTTGAGCAACCACTACCATGTTTTTGCGATAGATACACCCCGACACGGCAAATCCAGACCTTGGGACGGAAATTTGACCCATACCCGTCTGGTAGACATCCTCCATGACGGAATCACTCAATTGGGGTTGGACCGCTTTCACTTGATCGGACTTTCCATGGGTGGTGCGCTCAGCATCGAATATGCATCCCGCTATCCAAATTCTGTACGATCCATGGCTCTGTTTGAGCCTGGCGGTTTGGGAGACAAGGTGGATTGGCAGTTCATCACCTGGCTCTACATCAAAACACCTGGCATGTTGAGAATGTTAAGCAAGCGATATGTGAAAATGGATGATGCCTCCATCAACAAACTTCTTCATTCTATTTTTGTCAAAGGAACTTCCCCGACGGACCCGGACCGGTTGGCATCCATTTTGAAGGATGAGATCCGAGGTAAATTCCAGTACGGCGAAAAGGACATGGACGACTGGCAGCTGAACGCCATCGGACCGTTTCGTTTGACATGGAACCTGTTGGACAAGATCCCTATGATCCAATGTCCCACCCTTTGGCTTCGAGGTGCAGACAGCGTTTTGGTCAAGCAACAAGAAATGGAAAGAGCCGTCCATCTGGCAAAAGAAGGCGGCTCTGAAGCTACTTTGAAAATCATTGAAAAGGCAGGTCACTTGCTTCCCCTGGAACAGCCGGAATTGGCAAATCAAGCAGTGAAACGTTTTTTGGACGATCAAGGCTTGATGTAGGCATATCCTTCCAAAGCCTAGATCAGATTTACTGCTCTTTTTGTTTCTATTAGTTGTGATCAAAAGAACCGTCCCTTATCATTCGAGCGGTATAAGAGTAACGACCCTCCAAATACTTCCTCGATACAGTGTAGCCATCCAGTATTGATCGTCCAGTACATATAGACGGTATCCCGGGGTTTCTTTTGTGGAATCCACCAGATCATACTGCATTTTGTTGTGAAAAGATGATATGTCTGGGATCTCGTGAAACTTTTGAAACTGACTTTTGAAGCTTTCCTCCGACAACGTCGTTTCTTGAAAATCGGATACTTCATAAGTGGTCTCGCCTTTTACTTCAAGAACACGATTGCTCAAAATGTAAGTTGGACCAATGGGTCCGAGGGAATGGGATGTGCCTCCGTCATTTTGATAGATCAATTCAGAAGACTGGAACGTGATCTTTTCCCCTTCATTTGGTGGTAAAGAAAAGCCGGGCGCTTTGTTGTTGGTATCGTTCCATAACAACAACTTTGACAAGTCTTCATTATTGGGATGATAGCCATCTACTTTCCAGCCATCACCCATCTCAACCAATTCTATTTCCCCAGAAACGGTGACTTCTTCTCTTTTTTCATTGGCAAAAGTTACTTGGATTCCCATCTCATAGTCATATTCGGCCATGCTATGTTCCAACGATTCCCTTTTGTTCCAATCGATGAAAACAACTTCCAAGGTGTAGTCGGCATCTTTTATCACATCTATCCAAGGTATGAACCGATTATTGATCGCTCTTTCCATTGCTTCTTTTGTCATCAGATTTTCGTATTCTTTTCTCACCAAATCAAAAAAAACATTTACTTCCGATAGACTGTACGATTTCAAATTCATGTTGTCCAGATAAAAGGTTGTAAATTCCGCATTCTCCGGAGTCGTATGTACCTCGAGAAATCGTTCTGCCGTTTTTTTTGCATCTTCTTTAGAATCCGTCATTAGTCCAACAAACGCAACGATCAAAACGAGGATGGCTATCACAACGATCCACCATTTGGGTCGCTGGAAATTTATAATGTTTTTGATTCGTCCTCTTGTATCACCTTCTCCAAAAGCGAGAGGTGTCATTCCAATATTCGATTTTCCGATCGTGAGATTCAACAGAGATTGGGAGTAATTCTTTTTCACGCCTTGTCCCAGTCGACGGATCACCGATTCGTCACATGACATTTCCATATCTTTTCCGCTTAACCAAAAGGCAATCCATACCAAAGGATTGAACCAATGAATACACACGATCAGATAGCTGAAAAATCGAATGACGTGGTCAAATCTTTTGAGGTGTGTTTGTTCATGAAGCAGGATATAATCTTTTTCCGATTCTGACAGAGTCACAGGCAGGTAGATCTTCGGTCGAAATAGTCCCATCACAAATGGGGTATCCACAAGCCGGGATCGGTAGATGTTTTTTTCTTCAAAATTTGCTTCATTCAATTTACTTTTTAATCGTACCACCGACCATATTCCGTAAATCAAAAATGCAAGGATCCCTATAGTCCAGACGATCGATCCCAGCTTGATCCAAGCCTGCAACGGCTCTGCAGCCAACATCGGCTCCTTCATGGAAATGGAATCGTTGACAATGGGATCAACATTGAACATTTCATTACCGATGCCAGATGATGTTTTTGTAATGACACTTGCGGGAATCCGTGATGATTCTGCCGGGATCAGACTCCAGATGCTCTTGAATGAAACAGGAAAAAGTAGCCGGAAGAAAGGGATCGCCCATAGCATGTAGGAAAATATTTTAGGTGCTCTTTTTAAAAGCAACCGTACCGCTATAATGAAAATTATGATGATGCTGCCCGTGTAACTCATGCTCATTATAGAAAGAAAAATCTTCTCCAACACGTCTACACCTCCTTGTACTTGTCGATGAGCTGTTGGATCTCATTGATTTCTTTATCACTTAACTTTTTTTGACGCCCAAATGCCGCCAAAAAGCGCGGCAGGGATCCTTCAAATGTTTTCTCTATGAATTCCTCTCCCTTTCGTGCCAGAAAATCGTCTTTTTCCATAACGACTACCACTATGCCATTCTCATTCTTAAACAACTCTCTATTAGACAATCGCTTCAACATGGTATACGTCGTTGTTCGTTTCCAGTTGAATTCTTTTGCACAGATAGCAATCAGTTCTTGTGTTTTAATAGGTGCGCTTTTCCAAATGATGTCTGCAAATTTTTGTTCCATTTCTCCAAGCTTGAATTTTTCCACGATGCCCCTCCTATGTCTATCTTCATTAGACAGTTATAGTCTAGCACCTTTAGATGCATGCGTCAAGGATCAAAAGAACAATTCCTTCCTTCATGGGATTTGTCGGACAGGATCCCCATTATCCAATGCCCACCCTTTGGCTTCGAGGTACCGTCAGCGTTTTGTTCAAGCAACACGAAATGGAAAGAGCCGTCCTTCTGGCAAAAGAAGGCGGCTCTAAAACGATTTTTTAAACGATCAAGGCTTGATGTAGGCATATCCTTCCCGGTGTTTTTTTGCTAGCTCCATGACTCCTGCCGGAACGATCTCCACCAACGGGATCAAATCGAATTTTTCCATATGATTCGCTGCCAGGGCGTTTTTGCAGGCTGTGAATCTCGTTCCCTGTGCGGACAGCTTTTCCAAAGCGGCTGGACCTGCACCCAGATCCTGGGTGGTATCATAATACTTCACCGCTTCCCCATTTGCCACTACCACGATCCGATAGGGGTTTCCCTCTAGAGCATTGATCAGATTTGTCACATTGGCAAGCAACAGCTTCCACTTGTTCATTTCATCAATGTGAAAGACCACTTTGTATTCGTACATTTTGCACCCTTCCTTCTTGGTTCCTATTTTTTGTGATCAAAAGAACCGTCCCTTTCATTAATTTCTATAAATAATAAAGGCAGTATAGACAATGTAGATAATGACTAGGACTACTCCCTCCATTCTAGTTACCTTGTAGCTGGTTCGGGACAAGACCAGGATCAACAGTGTCAAAGCGATCAACAGAATTACGTCAAAAATAATTCTTGGGTCCACAGCTAAAGGATGTATGACTGCCGATGCTCCTAAAATGAAAAATATGTTGAATATATTGCTTCCAATAATGTTTCCCAAAGCGATGTCATTCTGTTTTTTCAGCGCTGCTGTTACCGATGTGACCAACTCCGGCAGGGAAGTGCCTACAGCAACGATAGTCAATCCTACCAGGGTTTCACTCATTCCAAAGGACAGGGCGATCTCAATGCTGTTGTCCACGATAAGACTGCCTCCAAAAATAATGCCAGCCAGACCAGCTGCAGTAAGGGACATGTTTTTGATCCATGAAATCTCTTTCGGTTTGGAATCATCAAGATCAACTTGATTTCGGGTACTTCT encodes the following:
- a CDS encoding alpha/beta fold hydrolase, whose translation is MNEISATIQSTGGFENACESKHHMLEVQGGPISVYEAGDPQKPKIIMLHGAMYDEARFSWDQMFPYLSNHYHVFAIDTPRHGKSRPWDGNLTHTRLVDILHDGITQLGLDRFHLIGLSMGGALSIEYASRYPNSVRSMALFEPGGLGDKVDWQFITWLYIKTPGMLRMLSKRYVKMDDASINKLLHSIFVKGTSPTDPDRLASILKDEIRGKFQYGEKDMDDWQLNAIGPFRLTWNLLDKIPMIQCPTLWLRGADSVLVKQQEMERAVHLAKEGGSEATLKIIEKAGHLLPLEQPELANQAVKRFLDDQGLM
- a CDS encoding BlaI/MecI/CopY family transcriptional regulator yields the protein MEKFKLGEMEQKFADIIWKSAPIKTQELIAICAKEFNWKRTTTYTMLKRLSNRELFKNENGIVVVVMEKDDFLARKGEEFIEKTFEGSLPRFLAAFGRQKKLSDKEINEIQQLIDKYKEV
- a CDS encoding DsrE family protein — translated: MYEYKVVFHIDEMNKWKLLLANVTNLINALEGNPYRIVVVANGEAVKYYDTTQDLGAGPAALEKLSAQGTRFTACKNALAANHMEKFDLIPLVEIVPAGVMELAKKHREGYAYIKP
- a CDS encoding calcium/sodium antiporter codes for the protein MTYFLLLLGFALLVKGADFFVDGASKIARALKVSPMLIGLTIVAFGTSAPEASVSFIAALEGVSNVAIGNVIGSNVFNTTLILGIAAILFPITVQSETIRKEIPFALLGSVVLLVLTSDIRLQAGDTNLISRTEGIILLLFFVVFLYYLFEVARSTRNQVDLDDSKPKEISWIKNMSLTAAGLAGIIFGGSLIVDNSIEIALSFGMSETLVGLTIVAVGTSLPELVTSVTAALKKQNDIALGNIIGSNIFNIFFILGASAVIHPLAVDPRIIFDVILLIALTLLILVLSRTSYKVTRMEGVVLVIIYIVYTAFIIYRN
- a CDS encoding M56 family metallopeptidase; the protein is MLEKIFLSIMSMSYTGSIIIIFIIAVRLLLKRAPKIFSYMLWAIPFFRLLFPVSFKSIWSLIPAESSRIPASVITKTSSGIGNEMFNVDPIVNDSISMKEPMLAAEPLQAWIKLGSIVWTIGILAFLIYGIWSVVRLKSKLNEANFEEKNIYRSRLVDTPFVMGLFRPKIYLPVTLSESEKDYILLHEQTHLKRFDHVIRFFSYLIVCIHWFNPLVWIAFWLSGKDMEMSCDESVIRRLGQGVKKNYSQSLLNLTIGKSNIGMTPLAFGEGDTRGRIKNIINFQRPKWWIVVIAILVLIVAFVGLMTDSKEDAKKTAERFLEVHTTPENAEFTTFYLDNMNLKSYSLSEVNVFFDLVRKEYENLMTKEAMERAINNRFIPWIDVIKDADYTLEVVFIDWNKRESLEHSMAEYDYEMGIQVTFANEKREEVTVSGEIELVEMGDGWKVDGYHPNNEDLSKLLLWNDTNNKAPGFSLPPNEGEKITFQSSELIYQNDGGTSHSLGPIGPTYILSNRVLEVKGETTYEVSDFQETTLSEESFKSQFQKFHEIPDISSFHNKMQYDLVDSTKETPGYRLYVLDDQYWMATLYRGSIWRVVTLIPLE